A window from Streptomyces sp. NBC_00271 encodes these proteins:
- a CDS encoding FAD-dependent oxidoreductase, translating to MIHPVAVIGAGPFGLSTAAHLRARGIPVRVFGEPMVSWRDHMPEGMLLKSTPVASSLDAPQPGHTIADYCDAAGIRRLVTDEDIIPVETFIAYGEWFQQKLVPELERVRVVSVDRRGSEGFELKLDSGESFTARAVVVATGLYGLAHLPPELGGAAADGPTPTGPVSHSSQHHDLTRFSGKELIVVGAGQSALETAALAAEAGAQVRVVSRGRGRVAFGAPPWKQPKLRPESPFGRAWSLWALSYYPHPYRYLPGEARHYLVRRVLGPLGAWWLRDRFEGKVEVSEVSGIVRADVSDGRPVLSVQTLGGRAEELAADHVIAATGYRVDIAAMDFLGHELRTALAVSRGTPKLGAGYCSSVPGLYFTGLPAAASYGPVMRFVCGTEFASPRLAKHLAGAHA from the coding sequence GTGATTCATCCGGTAGCAGTCATCGGTGCCGGCCCGTTCGGCCTGTCCACCGCCGCCCATCTGCGGGCGCGTGGCATCCCGGTGCGTGTGTTCGGCGAGCCCATGGTGAGCTGGCGTGACCACATGCCCGAGGGGATGCTCCTCAAGTCGACCCCGGTCGCGTCCAGTCTCGACGCCCCGCAGCCCGGCCACACGATCGCCGACTACTGCGACGCGGCGGGGATCCGCCGGCTCGTCACGGACGAGGACATCATTCCGGTCGAGACGTTCATCGCGTACGGCGAGTGGTTCCAGCAGAAGCTGGTGCCCGAGCTGGAGCGGGTGCGGGTGGTGTCCGTCGACCGCCGGGGCAGCGAGGGCTTCGAACTCAAGCTGGACTCGGGGGAGTCGTTCACGGCGCGGGCGGTCGTCGTGGCCACGGGACTGTACGGACTCGCCCATCTGCCACCCGAACTGGGCGGCGCGGCGGCGGACGGACCCACACCCACCGGCCCCGTCTCGCACAGTTCCCAGCACCACGACCTCACCCGGTTCTCCGGCAAGGAACTGATCGTCGTCGGCGCGGGCCAGTCCGCGCTGGAGACGGCGGCGCTCGCGGCGGAGGCGGGCGCGCAGGTCCGGGTGGTGTCCCGGGGACGGGGCAGGGTCGCCTTCGGCGCACCGCCCTGGAAGCAGCCGAAGCTGCGTCCCGAGTCGCCCTTCGGGCGCGCCTGGTCCCTGTGGGCGCTCAGCTACTACCCGCATCCGTACCGCTATCTGCCCGGCGAGGCCCGGCACTACCTGGTCCGCCGGGTGCTCGGCCCCCTCGGGGCGTGGTGGCTGCGCGACCGCTTCGAGGGCAAGGTCGAGGTCAGCGAGGTCTCCGGGATCGTTCGCGCCGACGTCTCGGACGGGCGTCCGGTCCTCTCCGTGCAGACCCTGGGCGGCCGGGCCGAGGAGCTCGCCGCCGACCATGTCATCGCGGCGACCGGATATCGCGTCGACATCGCCGCGATGGACTTCCTGGGACACGAGTTGCGTACGGCACTCGCGGTGAGCCGCGGCACTCCCAAGCTCGGTGCGGGGTACTGCTCCTCGGTGCCCGGGCTGTACTTCACGGGGTTGCCGGCGGCAGCTTCGTACGGGCCGGTGATGCGGTTCGTGTGCGGTACGGAGTTCGCTTCGCCGCGGCTGGCCAAGCACTTGGCGGGCGCGCACGCATGA
- the fahA gene encoding fumarylacetoacetase has protein sequence MPPFDVPEGDPFGPHNLPYGVFSRAGASERSVGVRLGDHVLDAGATARALGSPYAELLAQPTLNPLLAAGRTAWSDVRRALTAWVTVPAHRETIAPLLHPLSEVTLHLPFEVADYVDFYASENHARNVGQIFRPDATDSLTPNWKHLPIGYHGRSGTVVVSGTEVVRPSGQRKAPSDTAPVFGPSVRLDIEAEVGFVVGAPSTRGTSVPLSSFRDHVFGLCLLNDWSARDIQAWEYVPLGPFLGKSFATSVSAWITPLDALDDARVAPPARTHQLLPYLDDSEDEPGGYDLRISVAVNGHVVSEPPFSTMYWTAAQQLAHMTVNGASLRTGDLYGSGTVSGPSEHERGSLLELTWNGRDTLDLPDGKRAFLEDGDEVTLTAWAPGPGGTRVGLGEVRGRITPAPNPS, from the coding sequence ATGCCCCCCTTCGATGTCCCCGAGGGCGATCCCTTCGGCCCGCACAACCTCCCCTACGGCGTCTTCTCCCGGGCCGGAGCGTCCGAGCGGAGCGTCGGCGTCCGGCTCGGCGACCACGTCCTCGACGCGGGAGCGACCGCCCGGGCACTCGGCTCCCCCTACGCCGAACTGCTCGCGCAGCCCACCCTGAACCCGCTGCTCGCCGCCGGCCGCACGGCCTGGTCCGACGTACGCCGCGCACTCACCGCCTGGGTGACGGTCCCGGCCCACCGGGAGACCATCGCACCCCTCCTGCACCCTCTCTCCGAGGTGACCCTGCACCTCCCCTTCGAGGTCGCGGACTACGTCGACTTCTACGCCTCCGAGAACCACGCCCGGAACGTCGGACAGATCTTCCGCCCCGACGCCACCGACTCCCTCACCCCCAACTGGAAGCACCTGCCGATCGGCTACCACGGCCGCTCCGGCACGGTCGTGGTGTCGGGCACGGAGGTGGTCCGCCCCTCGGGCCAGCGCAAGGCTCCTTCCGACACCGCCCCCGTCTTCGGCCCCTCCGTCCGGCTCGACATCGAGGCGGAGGTCGGCTTCGTGGTCGGCGCACCCTCGACCAGGGGCACGTCCGTCCCGCTCTCCTCCTTCCGCGACCACGTCTTCGGCCTCTGCCTCCTCAACGACTGGTCGGCGCGCGACATCCAGGCCTGGGAGTACGTCCCGCTCGGCCCCTTCCTCGGCAAGTCCTTCGCCACCTCCGTGTCGGCCTGGATCACCCCGCTCGACGCGCTGGACGACGCACGGGTCGCGCCCCCGGCCCGCACGCACCAGCTCCTCCCCTACCTGGACGACTCCGAGGACGAGCCCGGCGGCTACGACCTCCGTATCTCCGTCGCCGTCAACGGCCACGTCGTCTCCGAACCCCCCTTCTCCACCATGTACTGGACGGCCGCCCAGCAACTGGCCCACATGACGGTCAACGGAGCCTCCCTGCGCACCGGCGACCTGTACGGCTCGGGAACGGTCAGCGGCCCCTCCGAGCACGAACGCGGCTCCCTCCTGGAACTCACCTGGAACGGCCGCGACACCCTTGACCTCCCCGACGGCAAGCGGGCCTTCCTGGAGGACGGCGACGAGGTCACCCTGACGGCCTGGGCCCCGGGCCCCGGCGGCACACGAGTGGGACTGGGCGAGGTGAGGGGCCGCATCACCCCGGCACCCAACCCCTCCTGA
- a CDS encoding LysM peptidoglycan-binding domain-containing protein, which yields MSARGKHRSFKIHGMLTRGILAAGMGGVTLALPLVSAACAQAATATTTDVQLITYKVVAGDTLAKIAQKYPKSGGAAKLYAANRAVIGPNPTTLRPGLTLTVGTKTVQIPAKKTPAKTAPTTSKTYANNLDGWIKHSLDIMARNKIPGTYNGIHRNVMRESSGNPLAINNWDSNAKAGIPSKGLLQVIDPTFKAYHVPGTSMNPYDPVANITAACNYAAHKYGSIDNVNGAY from the coding sequence ATGTCCGCACGAGGCAAGCACCGCAGCTTCAAGATCCACGGCATGCTCACTCGGGGCATCCTCGCCGCGGGAATGGGCGGAGTCACACTCGCCCTTCCGCTCGTGAGCGCGGCCTGCGCGCAGGCCGCCACGGCCACCACCACTGATGTCCAGCTCATCACGTACAAGGTGGTCGCGGGCGACACCCTGGCCAAGATCGCGCAGAAGTACCCCAAGAGCGGCGGCGCGGCGAAGCTGTACGCCGCCAACCGCGCGGTCATAGGCCCCAACCCGACGACGCTCCGTCCGGGCCTCACCCTGACCGTGGGCACCAAAACCGTCCAAATCCCCGCCAAGAAGACCCCGGCTAAGACGGCGCCCACCACGTCGAAGACGTACGCGAACAACCTCGACGGATGGATCAAGCACTCGCTGGACATCATGGCCCGCAACAAGATTCCCGGCACCTACAACGGCATCCACCGCAACGTCATGCGCGAGTCCTCCGGAAACCCCCTGGCCATCAACAACTGGGACTCCAACGCCAAGGCCGGCATCCCCTCCAAGGGCCTGCTCCAGGTCATCGACCCCACGTTCAAGGCCTACCACGTGCCGGGCACGTCGATGAACCCCTACGACCCGGTCGCGAACATCACGGCGGCCTGCAACTACGCGGCGCACAAGTACGGCTCGATCGACAACGTCAACGGGGCCTACTGA
- a CDS encoding LolA family protein: MAPYESDRTAGAEGLPDEADDVRAGRRKAARYVVPVAVVGVAAATIGLVPALADSGDPSLPKITAEQLIEKIAKSDVQQLSGTVKVSTDLGLPSLGGLESGMLSGATEGSGGSSADPQSKLMELASGTHTVRVAADGPDKAKVSVLENAAEYSIIHNGNDVWAYDSKSNEVYHSTAPAAEKGEEKAPKDVPTTPKELADEALKSVDDTTSVTVDGTAQVAGRDAYKLLIKPKQSGSTVGAITVAVDAKTGVPLKFTLVPTSGGAAVVDAGFTQVAFAKPAASTFDFTPPKGAKVTEDKDGKDTKESKESKAPESAPSHGDLGKGLDGLKTIGKGWSTIAEFDTGGQGMPSGSSSEGGDVSGFLNSLGDHVKGKFGSGTVFSTRLVNALITVDGKVYAGAVTKDALVKAANAAH; this comes from the coding sequence ATGGCACCGTACGAATCCGACAGGACCGCCGGGGCGGAAGGGCTGCCCGACGAGGCCGACGACGTCCGCGCCGGCCGGCGCAAGGCGGCTCGTTACGTCGTTCCGGTCGCAGTGGTGGGGGTGGCGGCCGCGACCATCGGGCTCGTCCCGGCGCTCGCCGACTCCGGCGACCCCAGCCTGCCGAAGATCACCGCAGAGCAGCTCATCGAGAAGATCGCCAAGTCGGACGTCCAGCAGCTGTCCGGCACGGTCAAGGTCAGCACCGATCTTGGACTGCCCAGCCTGGGCGGCCTGGAGAGCGGCATGCTGTCCGGCGCCACCGAGGGGTCCGGCGGCTCCTCCGCCGACCCGCAGTCCAAGCTCATGGAGCTGGCCTCCGGCACGCACACGGTACGCGTCGCGGCAGACGGCCCGGACAAGGCCAAGGTCTCCGTCCTGGAGAACGCCGCCGAGTACAGCATCATCCACAACGGCAACGACGTGTGGGCGTACGACAGCAAGTCGAACGAGGTGTACCACTCGACGGCCCCCGCAGCCGAAAAGGGCGAGGAGAAGGCGCCGAAGGACGTCCCGACGACGCCCAAGGAGCTCGCCGACGAGGCCCTGAAGTCGGTCGACGACACGACCTCCGTGACGGTCGACGGCACGGCGCAGGTCGCGGGCCGTGACGCCTACAAGCTGCTCATCAAGCCGAAGCAGTCCGGTTCCACGGTCGGCGCGATCACCGTCGCGGTGGACGCGAAGACCGGGGTGCCGCTGAAGTTCACGTTGGTCCCGACGAGTGGCGGCGCGGCCGTCGTGGACGCCGGGTTCACCCAGGTCGCCTTCGCCAAGCCGGCCGCCTCGACCTTCGACTTCACCCCGCCGAAGGGCGCGAAGGTCACCGAGGACAAGGATGGCAAGGACACCAAGGAATCCAAGGAATCCAAGGCCCCGGAGTCCGCTCCGAGCCACGGTGACCTCGGCAAGGGGCTCGACGGTCTGAAGACCATCGGCAAGGGCTGGAGCACCATCGCGGAGTTCGACACGGGCGGCCAGGGCATGCCCTCCGGCTCGTCGTCCGAGGGCGGCGACGTCTCCGGGTTCCTGAACTCCCTCGGTGACCACGTCAAGGGCAAGTTCGGCTCGGGCACGGTCTTCTCGACCCGCCTGGTCAACGCGCTGATCACGGTCGACGGCAAGGTGTACGCCGGTGCGGTCACCAAGGACGCGCTGGTGAAGGCGGCCAACGCGGCCCACTGA
- a CDS encoding ABC transporter substrate-binding protein, which yields MKLKAFAALATAALVLPLTACGSGTTTGAGSTVTITVGYQSKTINTVTAGTLLRSLGSFERELNALSDGTTYKVNWQDYATGAPITAQMTAGKIDIGSMGDFPLLINAARGKQLGRPTRLVSVTGYNLRGGLNTIVTAPDSKLATLDDLRGKKVSTSIGSAADGTLVRALQRAGIDPDRGIQKLNQQPAVGASALTAGSTDALSQFVAWPGLLAFQGKAKALYDGAALDLPTFHGVTAREDFAKKRPAVLEAFLRAQSEATAYLHDHPLAAAQKVAKATDLPAEVVYLYNGAHGIATFDPALKSQLISALKKDVSVLKSAKLVGDVDVDAFVDDQYVKRALGPTAYADQLAASPPPAASEVWPKGASSTLTFASPSALLHYVSSHRDTVRAAYVPDATTGTLWFADRAVWVADGSDLRPFVTAATALAYLAGHQGAHTISYASALERAS from the coding sequence ATGAAACTCAAGGCATTCGCCGCCCTGGCCACGGCCGCCCTCGTGCTTCCTCTCACCGCCTGCGGCAGCGGCACCACGACCGGCGCCGGCTCCACGGTCACCATCACGGTCGGCTACCAGTCCAAGACCATCAACACCGTCACGGCGGGAACCCTGCTTCGTTCCCTCGGCTCCTTCGAGAGGGAGTTGAACGCCCTGAGCGACGGCACCACGTACAAGGTGAACTGGCAGGACTACGCGACCGGCGCCCCGATCACCGCCCAGATGACCGCCGGGAAGATCGACATCGGCTCGATGGGTGACTTCCCGCTGCTGATCAACGCGGCCCGCGGCAAACAGCTCGGCCGCCCCACCCGCCTCGTCTCCGTCACCGGCTACAACCTCCGAGGCGGCCTCAACACCATCGTCACGGCGCCGGACTCGAAGCTCGCCACCCTCGACGACCTGCGCGGCAAGAAGGTGTCCACCAGCATCGGTTCGGCGGCCGACGGCACCCTCGTACGAGCCCTGCAGCGCGCCGGAATCGACCCGGACAGGGGCATCCAGAAGCTCAACCAGCAGCCCGCGGTGGGCGCTTCGGCCCTCACCGCGGGCAGCACCGACGCGCTGTCGCAGTTCGTCGCCTGGCCCGGCCTGCTCGCCTTCCAGGGCAAGGCGAAGGCCCTGTACGACGGCGCCGCACTCGATCTGCCGACCTTCCACGGCGTCACCGCCCGCGAGGACTTCGCGAAGAAGCGTCCGGCCGTGCTGGAGGCCTTCCTCCGGGCGCAGTCGGAGGCGACGGCCTATCTGCACGACCACCCGCTGGCCGCCGCCCAGAAGGTCGCGAAGGCGACCGATCTGCCCGCTGAGGTCGTCTACCTCTACAACGGCGCTCACGGCATCGCCACCTTCGACCCGGCCCTCAAGTCCCAGCTGATCTCCGCGCTGAAGAAGGACGTCTCCGTCCTGAAGTCGGCGAAGCTCGTGGGCGACGTCGACGTGGACGCCTTCGTCGACGACCAGTACGTGAAGCGGGCCCTCGGCCCGACCGCGTACGCCGATCAGCTCGCCGCGTCACCTCCACCGGCCGCGAGCGAGGTGTGGCCCAAGGGCGCCTCCTCGACCCTTACCTTCGCCTCCCCCTCCGCTCTCCTCCACTACGTGTCCTCCCACCGCGACACCGTCCGCGCCGCGTACGTCCCCGACGCCACGACCGGCACCCTGTGGTTCGCCGACCGGGCGGTGTGGGTGGCCGACGGCAGCGACCTGCGCCCCTTCGTCACGGCGGCGACAGCCCTGGCGTACCTCGCCGGCCACCAGGGCGCGCACACGATCTCGTACGCCTCCGCGCTGGAGCGGGCGTCATGA
- a CDS encoding carboxylate--amine ligase: MARSVSGVPVDADRNVPGLIVKFGDYPLHHGGVGAIRSLGRLGIPMYAITEDRYTPAAASRYLRRAFVWPTTGTEEPERLVEGLLRIGARIGRPTVLVPTDEEAAVLIAEHQEELGERFLFPRVDAKLPRRLASKQGLHELCVEHGIPSPAAAFPQSYEEIVEFAESARFPIVAKNREAFVRRSQPAVNGTTRIATREGLLSLARDWGDQPGVILQEYLPREEAEDWIVHAYFDADSTPLAMFTGVKVRSWPPHAGMTANAYVVDNPELADLAARFIKQIGFSGVIDLDLRFDRRDGQYKLLDFNPRMGAQFRLFENESGIDVVRAMHLDLTGRTVPEGEQRAGHRYIVENIDLPALLAYRRSGYTTPHAPTRASGTELAWLAGDDLRPFFTMLARFVRPGARHLYQLWRTNRRGNSTSTTTK, from the coding sequence GTGGCCAGGAGCGTCAGCGGAGTACCGGTCGACGCCGATCGGAACGTTCCGGGCCTGATCGTGAAGTTTGGCGACTATCCGCTGCACCACGGCGGTGTGGGCGCCATCCGAAGTCTGGGCCGCCTCGGCATACCGATGTATGCGATCACCGAGGACCGTTACACGCCTGCCGCGGCCTCGCGCTATCTGCGCCGTGCCTTCGTCTGGCCGACGACGGGGACGGAGGAGCCGGAGCGTCTCGTCGAGGGGTTGCTGCGGATCGGGGCCCGTATCGGGCGGCCGACGGTGCTCGTCCCGACGGACGAGGAGGCGGCCGTCCTGATCGCCGAGCACCAGGAGGAGCTGGGGGAGCGGTTTCTCTTCCCCCGGGTCGACGCCAAACTGCCCCGGCGCCTCGCCAGCAAGCAGGGCCTGCACGAACTCTGTGTGGAACACGGCATCCCCAGTCCGGCGGCGGCCTTTCCGCAGTCGTACGAGGAGATCGTGGAGTTCGCCGAGAGCGCTCGGTTTCCGATCGTCGCCAAGAACCGGGAGGCGTTCGTTCGCCGCAGCCAGCCGGCGGTGAACGGGACGACGAGGATCGCGACCCGGGAGGGGCTGCTGTCACTCGCCCGGGACTGGGGTGATCAGCCGGGCGTGATCCTCCAGGAGTACCTGCCCAGGGAGGAGGCGGAGGACTGGATCGTGCACGCGTACTTCGACGCGGACTCGACGCCGCTCGCGATGTTCACGGGCGTGAAGGTCCGCTCCTGGCCGCCGCACGCGGGAATGACGGCGAACGCGTACGTCGTCGACAATCCGGAACTCGCGGACCTCGCCGCACGTTTCATCAAACAGATCGGCTTCAGCGGCGTCATCGACCTCGACCTGCGCTTCGACCGGCGCGACGGGCAGTACAAACTCCTCGACTTCAACCCCCGGATGGGCGCGCAGTTCCGGCTCTTCGAGAACGAGTCGGGGATCGACGTCGTCCGGGCCATGCATCTCGACCTGACCGGGCGCACCGTTCCCGAAGGGGAACAACGGGCCGGTCACCGGTACATCGTGGAGAACATCGACCTGCCGGCCCTGCTCGCCTACCGGCGCAGCGGCTACACGACCCCGCACGCGCCGACTCGCGCGAGTGGCACGGAGCTGGCCTGGCTCGCGGGTGACGACCTGCGGCCGTTCTTCACGATGCTCGCGCGCTTCGTGCGGCCGGGCGCGAGGCATCTCTATCAGCTGTGGCGGACCAACCGCCGTGGCAACAGCACCAGTACGACCACGAAGTGA
- a CDS encoding CHRD domain-containing protein has translation MESNATFKAMSDTRRKGLIMAGVAVAAAAGVAAAVIPAVAAGGSHHSDHGGMSHSAHGDQTIVAQSGVVGGSGGTILATSLRGANEVPVQGGPAVGDKHGAALEFIKVKGDKVSVAVTWRGTGRPTMLHIHQGAKGTNGGVKIDFTKLLGRIKGHHVVGTVKVKDAALLERLKNDPGAFYANLHTAEFPGGAVRGQLHKVTGSLDFRDALGNFQASVVKGKQIYECKPAEGGGYAFAQRDVAALLGGNIVHTFVKPNSGTPQWVAPDRSAVTGAVISKTPNGEKNIAELDLKATQSGKHRGLLADTQEILRLNTVGGVAPAGSCSPGAIVGVPYQADYVFVQR, from the coding sequence ATGGAATCGAACGCCACGTTCAAGGCCATGTCGGACACGCGCCGCAAGGGCCTGATCATGGCCGGTGTCGCGGTGGCAGCCGCGGCCGGTGTCGCCGCCGCCGTCATCCCGGCGGTCGCCGCAGGCGGCAGCCACCACAGTGACCACGGCGGCATGAGCCACTCGGCGCACGGCGACCAGACCATCGTCGCGCAGAGCGGAGTCGTCGGCGGCAGCGGCGGCACCATCCTCGCCACCAGCCTCCGTGGCGCCAACGAGGTGCCCGTCCAGGGCGGCCCCGCCGTCGGCGACAAGCACGGCGCGGCTCTGGAGTTCATCAAGGTCAAGGGGGACAAGGTGTCCGTCGCCGTGACCTGGCGCGGCACCGGCAGGCCGACCATGCTCCACATCCACCAGGGCGCCAAGGGCACCAACGGCGGCGTCAAGATCGACTTCACCAAGCTGCTCGGCAGGATCAAGGGCCACCACGTGGTCGGCACCGTGAAGGTGAAGGATGCCGCCCTGCTGGAGCGGTTGAAGAACGACCCGGGGGCGTTCTACGCCAATCTGCACACCGCCGAGTTCCCGGGTGGAGCCGTCCGCGGCCAGCTCCACAAGGTCACCGGTTCCCTCGATTTCCGCGACGCCCTGGGCAACTTCCAGGCGTCCGTGGTCAAGGGCAAGCAGATCTACGAGTGCAAGCCCGCCGAGGGCGGTGGCTACGCCTTCGCTCAGCGTGACGTCGCGGCGCTGCTCGGTGGCAACATCGTGCACACGTTCGTGAAGCCCAACTCCGGTACGCCGCAGTGGGTCGCACCCGACCGCAGCGCGGTCACCGGAGCGGTGATCTCCAAGACTCCGAACGGCGAGAAGAACATCGCCGAGCTGGACCTCAAGGCCACCCAGTCCGGCAAGCACCGCGGTCTGCTGGCCGACACGCAGGAGATCCTGCGGCTCAACACCGTGGGCGGCGTCGCCCCGGCCGGCTCCTGCTCACCGGGCGCGATCGTGGGAGTGCCCTACCAGGCGGACTACGTGTTCGTGCAGCGCTGA
- a CDS encoding 4Fe-4S dicluster domain-containing protein, producing MPLAPQRADVPVTIDESKCIDGCTLCVDMCPLDSLAIDESNGKAYMHVDECWYCGPCAARCPTGAVTVNMPYLLR from the coding sequence ATGCCCTTGGCGCCCCAGCGGGCCGACGTGCCCGTGACCATCGACGAGTCGAAGTGCATCGACGGCTGCACGCTCTGCGTGGACATGTGCCCGTTGGACTCCCTCGCCATCGACGAGAGCAACGGCAAGGCGTACATGCACGTCGACGAGTGCTGGTACTGCGGCCCCTGCGCGGCCCGCTGCCCCACCGGGGCCGTCACGGTCAACATGCCCTACCTCCTCCGGTGA
- a CDS encoding polyprenyl synthetase family protein, with the protein MTVVGPFGLSVRDQALEADVQAGLTAVEEGLLEVTKSEVPFITEAAQHLLRAGGKRFRPLLVMLAAQFGDPYAPGVVPSAVVVELTHLATLYHDDVMDEADARRGVPSANTRWGNSVAVLTGDFLFARASHTLADLGPEAVRIQAEAFERLVTGQILETAGPRDGRDPVDHYLDVLSGKTGSLVAVACRFGAMMSGADETVVDVLTQYGERLGVAFQLADDVLDIASDSHESGKTPGTDLREGIATLPVLRLRERAERLGLAEDIALCELLDSDLTDDDRHAEALALLRAHPALEQARRDTVRYAEEARAALVPLPECDAKAALMELVDAVVHRAG; encoded by the coding sequence GTGACCGTCGTCGGGCCGTTCGGGCTGAGCGTGCGGGACCAGGCTCTCGAAGCCGATGTCCAGGCCGGATTGACGGCTGTGGAGGAGGGCTTGCTCGAAGTCACCAAGAGCGAGGTCCCCTTCATCACAGAGGCCGCGCAGCACCTGCTGCGCGCCGGCGGGAAGCGGTTCCGTCCGCTGCTCGTGATGCTCGCCGCGCAGTTCGGTGACCCCTACGCGCCGGGTGTCGTGCCCTCGGCCGTGGTCGTCGAACTGACCCATCTCGCCACCCTGTACCACGACGACGTGATGGACGAGGCCGACGCGCGGCGCGGCGTGCCCAGCGCGAACACCCGCTGGGGCAACTCGGTCGCCGTACTGACCGGCGACTTCCTCTTCGCGCGCGCGTCCCACACCCTGGCCGACCTCGGGCCCGAGGCCGTCCGTATCCAGGCCGAGGCGTTCGAGCGGCTCGTCACCGGACAGATCCTGGAGACGGCGGGGCCGCGCGACGGGCGCGACCCGGTCGACCACTACCTCGACGTGCTCAGCGGCAAGACCGGCTCGCTGGTCGCCGTGGCATGCCGGTTCGGCGCGATGATGTCGGGCGCCGACGAGACGGTCGTGGACGTGCTGACGCAGTACGGGGAGCGGCTGGGCGTCGCCTTCCAGCTCGCGGACGATGTGCTGGACATCGCCTCCGACTCCCACGAGTCCGGGAAGACGCCCGGTACGGACCTGCGCGAGGGCATCGCCACGCTGCCGGTGCTGCGGCTGCGTGAGCGGGCGGAGCGGCTCGGTCTCGCCGAGGACATCGCGCTGTGCGAGCTGCTCGACTCCGACCTCACGGACGACGACCGGCACGCGGAGGCGCTGGCCCTGCTGCGGGCGCATCCCGCGCTGGAGCAGGCCCGCCGTGACACCGTGCGGTACGCGGAGGAAGCCCGCGCCGCGCTCGTCCCGCTCCCCGAGTGCGACGCGAAGGCGGCGCTCATGGAGCTGGTGGACGCGGTGGTGCACCGGGCCGGATAG
- a CDS encoding GntR family transcriptional regulator yields MPTERVREHAGPGATTVAAHRRRLRADRARQLADLLRHQVLTGGFPDGALPHEAALGTDYRASRNTVRQALDLLRAEGLVQRLPGVGTVVVAQKYPHGLDRLMGLAETLREHGQVTNEVRTVGPVAAPTPVADRLRIAPGADVLYIERLRRLDGLPLSLDLTYIPLDLGTALLGADLENTDVFRLLEAIAGQPLGHAEITLEAVNSDAHSAAVLQAPRGAAVLMLERLTHLADGRPVDLEFIRFRGDRITMSGQLNRAL; encoded by the coding sequence ATGCCCACCGAACGCGTCCGAGAGCACGCCGGCCCCGGCGCGACCACCGTCGCCGCCCACCGGCGTCGGCTGCGCGCGGACCGGGCGAGGCAACTCGCCGACCTGCTCCGCCACCAGGTGCTGACCGGCGGTTTCCCGGACGGCGCCCTGCCGCACGAAGCCGCCCTCGGCACCGACTACCGCGCCTCGCGCAACACCGTCCGCCAGGCCCTGGACCTGCTCCGCGCGGAGGGATTGGTGCAGCGCCTCCCCGGCGTCGGCACCGTCGTCGTCGCCCAGAAGTACCCGCACGGACTCGACCGGCTGATGGGACTCGCGGAGACCCTGCGCGAACACGGCCAGGTCACCAACGAGGTCCGCACGGTCGGCCCCGTGGCCGCGCCCACCCCCGTGGCCGACCGCCTCCGTATCGCCCCCGGCGCCGACGTCCTCTACATCGAACGCCTCCGCCGCCTCGACGGACTCCCTCTCTCCCTCGACCTCACCTACATCCCGCTCGACCTCGGCACCGCCCTGCTCGGCGCCGACCTGGAGAACACCGATGTCTTCCGCCTCCTGGAAGCCATCGCCGGCCAGCCGCTGGGGCACGCCGAGATCACCCTGGAGGCGGTCAACTCCGACGCACACTCGGCGGCCGTCCTGCAAGCGCCCCGCGGTGCGGCCGTCCTCATGCTGGAGCGGCTCACTCACCTCGCCGACGGCCGCCCCGTGGACCTGGAGTTCATCCGCTTCCGCGGCGACCGCATCACGATGAGCGGCCAGCTCAACCGCGCGCTCTGA